CCATTGAGCAATGCCGATGCCGTGCTTGGTTGCGCCGGAGAGAAGATTTTGACGTTGGGCGGCAGCGTAGGGGCGCCGGGGGCCTGGCTGTTTGACGGTTCGTTTGTGCTCATATTGGATGGTTGTTGGCGAGGGTTTGCTAGACAGCATAACAATCCGTGACCGCTGTACAATCAATTCGTCTTCGCAGTTCATCTCAGATTCGGATGCAAAGTTTTCGTGGCTGACTAATCGATACGTGCAGTGGAAGTGGAGACTCTGCGGAGGGCCGTCCGGAGCCTAAGAAGCCCGGAAGATGTTCGGGTGGACCCCGAACCCGCCGGAATACGGCCAGAATGGCAGGCGTTGCGATTCCCGGCATGATTGAAATATTCCCAAGAATCTTTCCTTGCAGAGTCTAAAGATTCATGCTGTCTTCGATGAACTGGATGCCAAGCTGGTATGTGTCTGTGTTATTAGATCGGGCCTGCATCGAAGAGACCTTTCCAGTGATGATGTGACTGAGGTTGTCGGTGCCTTCAAACAAATCGGCCTGATTATGCGATCATGCGAGAAACTACTTCGTCCGCTTGGCAAAGATCTGCATCACGCGGTATCTGAGGCCTCGGCCCTCTCACTCTTGGCCCAAGAACGATGCGTCGGCTTCGTACTCAGTTGGCCGACGGAAAGTCCAAGTAAgcaacaacggcggcgcgtGCGAGTTGACACCGACACCAACGCTGGCTGCCACCCCACTCGTCCTCCTTGGCTTGGAACTCCCTACTCAAAGAGCTCACGGTCTGCCGTGGGGTAAAGCATGACGTCTAAATCCACCCTTTTCAAAGCTGTACTACACCAGTTGGCTGACTGAAAGTCTCCATCGTGAATGATGAGACGTCATCTAACCGCAATTCGATTCTTCACTAATGGTATTTGGCCACGTCACCGATCAGCCTGATCATCAAAGCGGCACAACTCAGAATATAACCTACACATGTATAGTTGGCGGTGTCGATAAGCATGAACATTAGCATTCGACACTGCAGAGGAAGATGCTTTTCCATCACCAAGCCTCCATTCGATTCGGTGCCCCAACGCCATCAAAGTACGTCCTTCAACTTACGTCAGCAGTCAGCTTCGCGGGGGGGTTTCATGGCCGCAATGAAGTTCCCCAATAGCAGATGATTCGAGAGGTCAAGGTGGGCTTGGCCTGCATGGTGATGCAAGAAGGGTCCCAGGCAGTTCGGAGTCTGCTGATCCAGCTGATTCTAGCAATCACAATTGGACTGCGCCGCACGGGGTAAACCAGAGGTCCACGCCACTGCGTCCCGAAGATCCCTTGTGGAGCGTCATCAGAAGTGGCGCATGACGGCCTAAAGTATTCAACCAAGGGCAGTTAATTGCGAGTGACCGCGTTTGGTTGTGAACACCattggcgatggcggtgTTTGATCTTCAGTCAGCTGTTGTTCGGAACTGAAAAAAGCATCTTGCCAAGTGGCGAGTATGGCGATGATGGTCGCGACGAAATGGTCTTCATCGACATTGATGATGTAGGCTTTACCGATGCCGAGTACATGTAGTTGGAATAGGGCGAGAATCTAAGATTATTTAAACCACTCAGAGAATCCTGTAGACGAAGAATGCATTTTACCATCACCACATAAAAGATCAGCCAAGACGCGTAGCAAACGAACACCAACTTCCAACCATAAATCACCTGATTACAACCCCCTCTCCTCAACGTATCCATCATAATGGCCCCCAGGTATGTTTTCCTGATCAGAATCTCGTGTGACAGCGCAAAGGCAGCCGAACTAATATGAACCCCCAACTTCCAAAGCCCCAACAGACGGTTCTCACTCAACCTCTCTCCCGCCTCCAGGGCGACGAAACGGGTGATGGCACAACGCAGCGACAATCGTCGCTCCTTCGATTCCCAGGCTAGCTCGTCCACCCTTGGCGCTATGCCCGTCGTCCAAGTCGAAAGCTACTTGACGGCTCCGGCTGCACGCTGGTCGACCGCAAATCGAATTTGAGTCTCTTTTCGATGTATCAGAGCTGTGGATCACAAATAGTTCTGTACTTTTGGTTTTCTTATATTCTGGACGGCATGATCTGATTCACAACGAAGCTCTCGTTCGGAATTGGCGATGCCCTGGCGAATACCCCGATCGGAAAGCGTGTCCAAAGAACAACTTGTATCATTTTTATCCAAAAACATGTATTTGAATCAAAAACAATGACGTTTGCATTCTCTGACGCGGATGCATTTTGCAATTAATGGAGTTGTTTTCTATGAGGTTTCCAACCTTATAATCTGCTCGACTGAGATAATCTTCAATGCCTCTATACTTCTCTCACTGGTCCGTGGGAACAGAATCGTGAAGGTGAGAGACAAGAGGATAGATTTAGGTTCGCGTGGGTGGATGTACTAGAAATATAAATAGATCTACGACGTGGTAAATATCATACAAAGAATTACTCGAGTCTCAAAGGACCCCTCCGATCGTAATCAAACTCATTGAAGCGCATTCTAAAAGctgcctccccccctcaGAGAGAAACTTTGAAGAACTTGGCCACACAGGGCACTCCGGCCTCGTTCATGGCGAAAAGCATGTAGTACCCGGGGACGGCCACGCCGTAGTCGGCCGGGACATTGACAGTGAACGCCTGGCCGTCGCCACCGTCCTGTCCATCGAGGGGGATGCGCCGCTGGTCCGTGTTGACGGTGTGGGTGGTCGCGCTGACGCGGATCATACTGAAGGTGTACGCGCCGGCATCCTGCATGGTGACCGTGATGGCGGCTCCAGCCTTCACGGTGGTCTCCGAAAGGTCTTGGATAACCGGCCGCTTGGCCGGGGTCTTGCCGTCGGCTTCGAACAGGTACGGCGGCGACCAGAACTGCCCGTCGAAGTGGTTCTCCTTGCAGTTGGCGCCGCagagaccgccgccgccggaccaGATCGTGGCATCCGCCATCAACAGCGCCGTGGAGTGGTAGTTGCGGGGAACAGTGTGCGGCGTCGTCGGAGTAAAGACGCCCGTGGCCGGGTCGAACAGCTCCGGGGTGAGCTGGGGAGTGCTGTCCGAAAAGAGCTGCATCTGCCGCATCCCGCCCACGACCCAGATCTTGCCGTCCGGCATGACGACCGCGTTGGCAAAGCCGCGGTTGAACTTGCCGTTCTGCAACTTCTGGACCTGGACCGCTTGGCCGGGCTCGCCGAGGGTCAGGATGTGTGCGTTGCTGCTCGACGCGACGCCGGTATAGGCCTTGCCACCACCGTAGCTAGGGGGACACAGATCAGATCCGGGAATCTAGGACATGGAGCTTGCTCATGACTCACGTGAAGATCTTTCCTGCCACCGCGTCGTACATGACGGAGACACCACACATGGAGTCGTCATCGGCACCTCGCAAGCCGGCGGGCGTGTTCGCGCCGGTGCCCTTGGTGTAGTACCAGTTCATCTGCTTGGCCGGACCAGCATGGAGAACGGTTCCATTCTTCCAAGACCACAACCAGGCGTGGCTGTCGGGGAACAACCCTCGCTGCATGACCAGAGGCTTGACCGGGCACCCGGCCAGCTTCGTCCAAGTGTTGGCCTTGGGGTCGTACACCTCGCCGTCCCGTCTGCCGGCTCCAGAGAAGGAGCCGCCAATCACGAAGATCTTGCCTTCGGAACTAATTCGAGTTTTTATATCAGCAACAGGTTGGTTGTGAGGAGCCACAAGATATGCTTACGTGGTGCAGCTCGACTGATATCCTCTGGAAATCTGCATATTGGACAACGGAGTCCACGAAGAGaactcgcccttcttgaagTCAAGGACACTGGTCTTTGAGGCACTAGAACCTCCGGTAACTATGATGCGCCCGTTTTCGTCCATGGAGGTGCCGGGACAGAACATGTCGTGCTGCGTGTTCTGTTCCACATGTCCGTGTTAGCGGACCGATGTTCTCCTTATGACCTCTGGCCCTGCGATTTGGAAAGTTCGGGAGGGTATTGGATGAAGAGCAGTGTGAATGAAACTTACCTGAATGAGAGCGTCGCTGACCTTCCCGGTTTTGACATCATAGATCGACGTGTAAGTCTTTCCATTCCCAGCGGTCGTCCAGCGGTTCCTATCCACCACTCAATGTTAGCAATCCACATGGTAAGTTATGCAATGCTGACTCGGGCTCATATAAAACCAACGTCAACCGCGTTCAgtgagaaaaaaaaaaagaaattgTCTTACGGCCAACCGCTGGACCAGACCAGCATGTTTCCCGTCTCGGGAAGCAAAGCCACGGCGACGGGGACAACTGGGAACTTGACCATCGGTCCCCATTGGCCAACATTCTGAGCTTCGGAGACGGCGGCAAAAACGAGCACCACCGCAGGCAAGCTGCGAAGTGCGGAGTAGAGAGTGACCATGATGAAAGAGAGTGGCGTAACGAATAAGCGAATGATGCGTTGAACAGCTACTGAATGTTGTGAATGGCAATGAAGACTTGACTGGGGACTTGAGCGACTTCATGTACTCCTTCGTTTACAGTGCTCTCGTCATCGTTCTTCACCAAGTCCGTTCTTACTTTCCTCTAGACTTCCAAGTGCGAGAGCTATATGTTTCAGGCAACTCCTGTAGAACAGATCCAGCCCGAGTCGCTTAGAACGCCAACGCGAATATACACATCTGGCAGATCAAGGAAACATGGCCTGGGGGCCCGATAAGGTTGCGGATCTTGTCCCCCGCAGCACAGCGCGCACGCCGTCTGCATTTTGGCCGTCTGCATTTTGGACTAGTTCTCAACTTTCTCCTGAGCTAGGTAAAGCATATTGTGATGATGGAACTATTTTTGCTTCCCGCTAGCCTCTTCGAACGACAACTGGGGCTAGAACGCGGGTTGGGCTCACGAGCTACGTAGTGCTTAAGGCCGACTAGTCACTGGTGGCGCCCTTCGCGTAACCACACTCACCTGTTGTAGAGCCGTGCGCAATTGACGGTTCCATGGAGAGTCCCATGAACCATTGCTGGAAGAGGGAGGCCGCCTTAGGAGACCAGTCCGTCGAAAAGCTAAAATCAAGCTCCCAGTGTTTAGCTATGTCgtcccctttctctccgtTGCGATCTTCCGTTCAGGAGGAGGTAGACTTAGTGTTCTCAGGCGGCCACTCCCAAGACACCAACGTCCTTAATAAAACAGTAGCGTTTTCTGTAAACGTCCAAGCAGAGACGAGAACGTTCTAGGGAGGATGAAGACTGGCGTTTGGTAGTCTATCCTTGGAGACCACCAGATGACAAGACAGTCTTATAGCTCTATAGGACGTCCCTGAACATGAGGTAAGTTAATATTGCAACACCATCACAAGTCTTGCAGCTCTCCTTTTTCCTACCTCATCTCTTGGGGACCGTTTCAATCATGCCTTCTTCATACAGGCTTACTTCTTTATTACTTGCAATTATTCTTGCCTTTACCGCAACATGCCACGCACGATCCTGCCCCCCTGTATGGAACAAGGTTGCTGCAGACCTGAGAAGCTCCTTTGCAGGATGTCCCTCCGAGGCGAGACAGGCAATGCGCGCCGCGTTCCATGATTGCTTCCCTGGATCCTGCGACGGCTCTCTGATCTTGGCCAACGAGTGTCTCGACAGGGAAGAGAATGTACAGATGCAGCCCATCTGCGAGTTACTGGGCGAAAAGGCCATTGCCTACAACGTCAGCACCGCCGACATGATTCAAGCGGCAGCAGGTAAGCGGCGTCATGCCAGCCGTCTGGCTTGATGGATAGCATCGAGCTATGCTAACGGGAGCCCATAGCCTTCGGAGTTGCGGCCTGCGGGGGTCCCAGAGTCTACTTCTTCGTCGGGCGAAAGGATTCCGCTATACCTAATGCCGAGGGCACGCTGCCCACGCAAGACTCCGACGCCGCCTCCCAGATAACCGCcttcaagaagaagggcttCACGGCCACGGATCTCGTGG
This sequence is a window from Colletotrichum higginsianum IMI 349063 chromosome 8, whole genome shotgun sequence. Protein-coding genes within it:
- a CDS encoding Kelch domain-containing protein; translated protein: MVTLYSALRSLPAVVLVFAAVSEAQNVGQWGPMVKFPVVPVAVALLPETGNMLVWSSGWPNRWTTAGNGKTYTSIYDVKTGKVSDALIQNTQHDMFCPGTSMDENGRIIVTGGSSASKTSVLDFKKGEFSSWTPLSNMQISRGYQSSCTTSEGKIFVIGGSFSGAGRRDGEVYDPKANTWTKLAGCPVKPLVMQRGLFPDSHAWLWSWKNGTVLHAGPAKQMNWYYTKGTGANTPAGLRGADDDSMCGVSVMYDAVAGKIFTYGGGKAYTGVASSSNAHILTLGEPGQAVQVQKLQNGKFNRGFANAVVMPDGKIWVVGGMRQMQLFSDSTPQLTPELFDPATGVFTPTTPHTVPRNYHSTALLMADATIWSGGGGLCGANCKENHFDGQFWSPPYLFEADGKTPAKRPVIQDLSETTVKAGAAITVTMQDAGAYTFSMIRVSATTHTVNTDQRRIPLDGQDGGDGQAFTVNVPADYGVAVPGYYMLFAMNEAGVPCVAKFFKVSL
- a CDS encoding Peroxidase — encoded protein: MPSSYRLTSLLLAIILAFTATCHARSCPPVWNKVAADLRSSFAGCPSEARQAMRAAFHDCFPGSCDGSLILANECLDREENVQMQPICELLGEKAIAYNVSTADMIQAAAAFGVAACGGPRVYFFVGRKDSAIPNAEGTLPTQDSDAASQITAFKKKGFTATDLVALVGAHSAGQSIQELSFDSTPEKLDSTVFYPETFQEMTPTSLGSDVALSNSRETKNIWKGFGASQTRWNSAFKLAMAKMSIMGNDLGKLADCSKLVS